Proteins from a single region of Rhodospirillales bacterium:
- the rho gene encoding transcription termination factor Rho yields the protein MNLKELKAKPPAELLSYAEELRIENASSLRKQEMMFAILKQLAENDQPIFGDGVLEVLQDGFGFLRSPEANYLPGPDDIYVSPSQVRRFGLRTGDTVEGEIRSPKDGERYFALLRVTSINFADPIEVRHRINFDNLTPLYPQDRMSMEVGQIKDITSRVIDLITPIGKGQRALIVAPPRTGKTVMLQNIAHSVAANHPECYLIVLLIDERPEEVTDMARSVKGEVVSSTFDEPAARHVQVAEMVIEKAKRLVEHKRDVVILLDSITRLARAYNTVVPSSGKVLTGGVDANALQRPKRFFGAARNIEEGGSLTIISTALIDTGSRMDEVIFEEFKGTGNSEIILDRKLADKRTWPSIDITKSGTRKEELLVDKATLSKMWVLRRVLMPMGVVDAMEFLIDKLRNSKTNAEFFEAMNS from the coding sequence ATGAACCTTAAGGAACTCAAGGCCAAGCCGCCGGCCGAGTTGTTGAGCTATGCGGAAGAACTGCGGATTGAAAACGCCAGTTCCCTGCGCAAGCAGGAGATGATGTTTGCAATCCTCAAGCAACTCGCTGAAAACGATCAGCCGATCTTTGGCGACGGCGTCCTCGAAGTATTGCAGGACGGTTTTGGTTTTCTGCGTTCGCCTGAGGCGAACTATCTGCCGGGGCCCGATGATATTTATGTCAGCCCGAGCCAGGTCCGCCGCTTCGGACTGCGGACAGGAGACACGGTGGAAGGGGAAATCCGCTCACCCAAGGACGGAGAGCGCTATTTCGCCCTGTTGCGCGTAACCAGCATCAATTTTGCCGATCCGATCGAAGTCCGGCACCGGATAAATTTTGACAACCTGACGCCGCTTTATCCGCAGGACCGGATGTCCATGGAAGTGGGTCAGATCAAGGATATCACCTCACGGGTGATTGATTTGATCACGCCCATCGGCAAGGGGCAGCGCGCCCTGATCGTCGCGCCACCGCGAACCGGTAAAACGGTGATGTTGCAGAATATCGCCCACTCGGTCGCCGCTAACCATCCGGAATGCTATCTGATCGTATTGCTCATCGATGAGCGCCCGGAAGAGGTGACCGACATGGCACGATCGGTCAAGGGTGAGGTTGTCAGTTCTACCTTCGATGAGCCTGCGGCGCGGCACGTGCAAGTCGCTGAAATGGTGATCGAAAAGGCGAAGCGGCTGGTCGAGCACAAGCGCGACGTGGTGATTTTGCTGGACTCGATCACGCGACTGGCCCGGGCTTACAACACGGTTGTTCCGTCATCGGGCAAGGTCTTGACCGGCGGCGTCGATGCGAACGCGCTGCAGCGGCCAAAGCGCTTTTTTGGCGCGGCAAGAAACATCGAGGAAGGCGGATCGCTGACGATCATTTCGACCGCGTTGATCGATACGGGTTCGCGGATGGATGAAGTGATTTTTGAAGAGTTCAAGGGAACCGGTAATTCGGAGATCATTCTCGATCGGAAGCTGGCAGACAAGCGGACATGGCCGTCGATCGATATTACGAAATCCGGCACACGGAAAGAGGAACTGCTCGTCGACAAGGCTACTCTTTCCAAGATGTGGGTATTGAGGCGCGTGCTGATGCCGATGGGTGTGGTCGATGCCATGGAGTTTCTTATTGACAAGCTGCGCAACTCCAAGACAAACGCTGAATTTTTCGAAGCGATGAACAGTTAG
- the hemJ gene encoding protoporphyrinogen oxidase HemJ, with product MDIYLWIKALHVISVISWMAGLLYLPRLFVYHCAQPVGSPASETFKVMERRLLRFIMNPAMVTSFVFGIWLIVEMGAGAWSQGWLHAKIALVLVLAAMHGMMAKWRRDFAADRNRRSARYYRLMNEVPTVLMIGIVVLAVVRPF from the coding sequence GTGGACATTTACCTGTGGATCAAGGCACTGCACGTGATCAGCGTGATCTCGTGGATGGCTGGGTTGCTCTACTTGCCGCGTCTGTTTGTTTATCACTGCGCCCAGCCGGTGGGATCTCCGGCATCCGAGACGTTCAAGGTCATGGAGCGCCGCTTGCTCCGTTTCATCATGAACCCGGCAATGGTCACATCCTTCGTTTTCGGGATTTGGCTCATCGTCGAAATGGGTGCCGGTGCTTGGTCGCAGGGCTGGCTGCACGCGAAAATCGCGCTTGTTCTCGTGCTTGCTGCGATGCACGGCATGATGGCCAAGTGGCGCCGCGATTTTGCTGCGGATCGAAACCGCCGGTCGGCTCGCTATTATCGCCTCATGAACGAGGTTCCCACCGTGCTGATGATCGGGATCGTCGTTCTGGCCGTCGTCCGACCCTTTTAG
- the hemH gene encoding ferrochelatase has product MHDRLAVIVFNLGGPDRPSAVEPFLFNLFNDKAIIGVPSILRRRLASLLARRRAKVAAHIYAQLGGASPLLPLTIDQANALETLLVERDHEARVFVCMRYWHPMAEEVARDVADFAARRIVLLPLYPQFSTTTTASAFDAWSVAAERAGISNTSAIVCCYPMLAGLADAMAREITRTLDDGGLDGRYRLLFSAHGLPKRVIARGDPYQGHVEQTTAQVVERLSERLRRDGADHAICYQSRVGPLKWIGPSIDEELVRAANDRVAVVVVPVAFVSEHSETLVELDIEYRRRADELKVPRYLRVATVGTSREFIAGLADLVETAAAPTDPGAVRIVAQCGDSCAKVFAGCGVRRFGRS; this is encoded by the coding sequence GTGCATGACCGCCTGGCGGTAATCGTGTTCAATCTCGGCGGTCCTGATCGTCCGTCCGCGGTTGAGCCGTTTTTATTTAATCTTTTCAACGATAAAGCGATTATTGGTGTACCGTCTATCCTCCGCAGACGATTGGCCTCTCTGCTCGCCCGCCGCCGGGCAAAGGTGGCAGCGCATATTTATGCGCAGCTCGGCGGAGCCTCACCGCTGTTGCCGCTTACGATCGACCAGGCAAATGCCCTCGAGACTCTGCTGGTCGAGCGGGATCATGAGGCGCGGGTGTTCGTTTGCATGCGGTATTGGCATCCAATGGCCGAGGAGGTTGCGCGGGATGTCGCGGATTTCGCAGCCCGGCGCATTGTTCTTCTCCCGCTTTATCCGCAGTTCTCGACGACGACGACCGCGTCCGCCTTCGATGCATGGTCGGTGGCGGCGGAAAGGGCTGGGATCTCAAATACGAGCGCGATCGTCTGCTGCTATCCGATGCTCGCAGGTCTGGCTGATGCCATGGCGCGAGAGATTACGCGGACCCTCGACGATGGCGGGCTCGACGGGCGCTATCGTTTGCTGTTTTCGGCGCATGGCTTGCCGAAGCGGGTTATTGCCCGCGGCGATCCGTACCAGGGGCATGTCGAGCAGACCACGGCGCAGGTCGTTGAACGCTTATCAGAGCGATTGCGGCGCGACGGGGCGGATCACGCGATTTGCTATCAAAGCAGGGTCGGACCACTGAAGTGGATCGGTCCATCGATCGACGAGGAACTAGTCCGCGCTGCCAACGATCGGGTGGCGGTCGTGGTCGTACCCGTGGCGTTTGTCTCTGAACATTCCGAAACGCTGGTCGAACTTGACATCGAATATCGCCGGCGGGCCGATGAATTGAAGGTGCCCCGTTATCTGCGCGTCGCGACCGTGGGCACTTCGCGCGAATTCATTGCCGGGCTTGCCGATCTGGTGGAAACGGCCGCGGCACCGACTGATCCTGGGGCCGTGCGCATTGTCGCTCAATGCGGCGATTCATGCGCCAAAGTTTTTGCTGGGTGTGGTGTCAGGCGCTTCGGACGATCCTAA
- a CDS encoding uroporphyrinogen decarboxylase: MKNPNIIDQVKAKRLIQALRGQACARPPFWFMRQAGRYLPEYQQLRRQETDFLKFCYTPELAIEATMQPLRRFSPDAAILFSDILVIADALGSGVRFVEGQGPVLEPLRCEEDIARLTPERVEEHLAPVFETVRGITRALPADVALIGFAGAPWTVALYMIEGRGGTDGSRARQWAYRNPASFAKLIASLVDATIVYLDRQIDCGAEAIQLFDSWAGLLAAEEFMTWVAAPTAQIVEALSVRHPQVPIIGFPRGCGVLYADYAEMSGVDCVGCDSGVPVHWIHTQLQTRCAVQGNLDNQLLRVGGENLCAATDRILAALGEGPFVFNLGHGILPDTPPQHLELVVERILGYQGVTAGA; this comes from the coding sequence ATGAAAAATCCCAACATTATCGATCAGGTTAAAGCAAAAAGGCTGATTCAAGCGTTACGCGGGCAAGCTTGCGCCCGGCCACCGTTCTGGTTCATGCGTCAGGCCGGCCGTTATTTGCCGGAATATCAACAGCTTAGAAGACAAGAAACTGATTTTCTAAAATTTTGCTATACACCTGAGCTGGCCATCGAAGCGACGATGCAGCCGTTGCGACGGTTTTCTCCGGACGCGGCAATTCTTTTCAGTGATATTTTGGTGATTGCCGACGCGCTCGGCAGCGGCGTGCGTTTCGTCGAAGGTCAGGGACCGGTGCTTGAGCCTCTGCGATGCGAGGAGGATATCGCTCGTCTGACACCAGAACGGGTCGAGGAGCACCTCGCGCCAGTGTTTGAAACTGTCCGCGGGATCACTCGTGCCCTTCCCGCCGACGTCGCCTTGATCGGATTTGCCGGGGCGCCCTGGACCGTTGCGCTCTACATGATCGAAGGGCGCGGCGGAACCGACGGCAGCCGCGCCCGGCAATGGGCGTACCGAAATCCCGCGAGCTTCGCCAAGCTGATCGCGAGCTTGGTCGATGCGACCATCGTCTATCTTGATCGCCAAATCGACTGCGGGGCCGAGGCGATACAACTGTTTGACAGTTGGGCGGGCCTGCTGGCGGCGGAAGAGTTCATGACATGGGTAGCCGCGCCGACGGCGCAGATTGTCGAGGCGCTGTCCGTGCGCCATCCGCAGGTGCCGATCATTGGCTTTCCGCGCGGGTGTGGTGTTCTCTACGCCGACTACGCCGAGATGTCCGGCGTCGACTGTGTCGGTTGCGATTCTGGTGTTCCTGTGCACTGGATACATACGCAATTGCAAACGCGCTGTGCCGTTCAGGGCAATCTCGACAACCAGTTGCTGAGGGTCGGTGGCGAGAACCTGTGCGCGGCGACTGACCGCATTCTCGCCGCTCTGGGCGAGGGCCCGTTCGTGTTTAATCTCGGCCACGGGATTCTGCCGGATACGCCGCCCCAGCACCTCGAACTCGTCGTCGAGCGAATCCTCGGCTACCAGGGGGTCACGGCCGGTGCATGA
- a CDS encoding Maf-like protein, producing the protein MIAPCDAKVVLLASASVTRAQILQNAGVAFEVDHARIDEGAIKIACQAGAVPVEEAAVRLAEAKAIEVASRHPNRLVIGADQLLVGEAGWCDKPQTRQAARATLESLRGGEHRLVSGVVVAIDATVVWTYVDVATLSMRDYSASFIDWYLDSMQPADLQVVGACRLEGLGVQALARIEGDYFTILGLPLLPLLDFLRSRGIVPR; encoded by the coding sequence ATGATCGCGCCCTGCGATGCCAAGGTTGTGCTGCTGGCGTCCGCCAGTGTCACGCGTGCGCAGATTCTTCAAAATGCCGGCGTTGCCTTCGAGGTGGATCATGCCCGTATCGACGAGGGCGCGATCAAAATCGCCTGTCAAGCCGGCGCGGTGCCGGTTGAGGAGGCGGCCGTTCGCCTCGCTGAGGCCAAGGCGATCGAGGTTGCGAGCCGTCATCCAAATCGCTTGGTCATCGGTGCCGATCAGTTGCTGGTTGGCGAGGCGGGCTGGTGCGATAAGCCGCAGACACGGCAAGCCGCACGGGCGACGCTCGAGAGTCTGCGCGGCGGCGAGCATCGTTTGGTGAGCGGTGTTGTCGTGGCAATCGACGCTACTGTCGTTTGGACGTACGTGGACGTCGCAACGCTTTCCATGCGCGATTACAGCGCGTCGTTCATCGATTGGTATCTTGACAGCATGCAGCCCGCCGACCTGCAGGTTGTTGGGGCCTGCCGGCTTGAAGGGCTCGGTGTGCAGGCCTTGGCACGCATCGAAGGCGATTATTTCACCATTCTGGGGCTTCCCTTATTGCCCCTGCTCGATTTTTTGCGCAGCCGAGGCATCGTTCCACGATGA
- a CDS encoding shikimate dehydrogenase: MSDGTTSLETRSEESQRGTRREVPQRGTRLAGVIGWPIDHSLSPRLHGFWLKAYGIDGAYIPMAVRAEDLAEALAALPKLGFRGVNITVPHKERALRLVHAATSVARRIGAVNTIWIDADGKLTGDNSDAFGFLENLRESVPGWEAERRASVVLGAGGAARAVTFALHDCGAPEIRIVNRSFDRSQQLANDIGSTARPVPWAERAAALDGAGLLVNATVLGMRNHAPLDLDLSLLPRDAVVYDIVYVPLRTPLLVAGEQRGNPVVGGLGMLLHQARPGFSAWFGRMPDVTADLRALLTEGVLSR, encoded by the coding sequence ATGAGTGACGGAACCACGAGTTTGGAGACACGAAGCGAAGAATCCCAACGCGGAACGCGTCGGGAAGTGCCTCAGCGCGGAACGCGACTTGCCGGCGTTATCGGCTGGCCGATCGATCATTCCCTTTCGCCGCGATTGCATGGATTCTGGCTGAAGGCATACGGAATCGATGGTGCTTATATCCCGATGGCCGTGCGGGCGGAGGATCTCGCCGAGGCGCTGGCGGCGTTACCAAAACTTGGGTTTCGCGGCGTGAATATCACCGTTCCGCACAAGGAGAGGGCGTTGCGCCTCGTGCATGCGGCCACATCCGTAGCCCGGCGCATCGGCGCGGTGAATACGATTTGGATCGATGCGGACGGCAAGTTAACCGGTGATAATTCCGATGCCTTCGGATTTCTCGAGAATTTGCGTGAGAGCGTACCGGGCTGGGAAGCTGAACGGCGAGCATCAGTCGTCCTCGGCGCCGGCGGCGCGGCTCGGGCGGTGACGTTCGCGCTGCATGATTGCGGTGCGCCGGAAATTCGCATCGTCAACCGATCGTTCGATCGCAGCCAGCAGCTTGCAAACGATATCGGCAGCACAGCGCGCCCGGTGCCCTGGGCGGAGCGAGCCGCGGCGCTTGACGGCGCGGGCCTTCTCGTCAATGCAACCGTTCTGGGGATGCGTAACCATGCGCCGCTTGATCTTGATCTTTCGCTACTCCCACGCGATGCCGTCGTTTATGACATCGTCTATGTGCCATTGCGAACGCCTCTGCTTGTTGCGGGCGAACAGCGCGGCAATCCCGTCGTCGGCGGGTTGGGCATGCTCTTGCATCAGGCCCGTCCGGGCTTTTCTGCCTGGTTCGGGCGAATGCCCGACGTCACGGCGGATCTGCGCGCGCTGCTGACAGAAGGCGTCTTGAGCCGATGA
- a CDS encoding dephospho-CoA kinase produces the protein MIILGLTGSIAMGKSTAAGMFRRLGIPVHDADQAVHRLLAARGAAVPLVERAFPGVVDCGAIDRKRLGARVFGDDRALRLLERILHPLVAREREHFLGQARRQRRSLVVLDIPLLYETGAETLCDAVVVVSAPQFLQLTRLLQRSNMTRERIAAITARQMPDAQKRRRADFVIPSGLGRAPTFKAIRRITEHLRERPREAGP, from the coding sequence ATGATTATCCTCGGCCTCACTGGGTCCATCGCGATGGGAAAGAGCACGGCCGCCGGAATGTTTCGCCGGCTCGGAATCCCGGTCCATGATGCGGATCAGGCGGTTCATCGTCTATTGGCAGCGCGCGGGGCTGCCGTGCCGCTAGTCGAACGCGCCTTTCCGGGCGTGGTTGATTGTGGCGCGATCGACCGCAAACGCCTGGGCGCGCGCGTCTTCGGCGACGACCGGGCGCTGAGATTGCTCGAGCGCATCTTGCATCCGCTGGTCGCCCGCGAGCGCGAGCACTTTCTCGGCCAGGCGAGACGGCAGCGGCGATCCCTTGTCGTTCTGGATATTCCGCTTCTCTACGAAACCGGCGCCGAGACCTTGTGTGACGCGGTTGTGGTCGTGTCCGCGCCGCAGTTCTTGCAGCTTACGCGCCTGCTGCAGCGCTCGAACATGACCCGGGAGCGGATCGCGGCAATCACGGCCCGACAGATGCCTGACGCGCAGAAGCGCCGACGCGCCGATTTCGTCATTCCATCCGGCCTCGGACGGGCCCCGACCTTCAAGGCGATCCGCCGGATTACCGAGCACCTGCGCGAGCGGCCTCGGGAGGCGGGTCCATGA
- the dnaQ gene encoding DNA polymerase III subunit epsilon produces MREVVLDTETTGLSPTDGHRIVEIGCVELLNHVPTGRDYHRYVNPERSMPSEAFAVHGLSTDFLADKPTFAEIASEFCEFLADSPLVIHNAAFDLGFINAEFVRLEMPALSAERATDTVKMARQRFPGAPANLDALCRRFQIDISDRALHGALKDAQLLASVYLELLGGREPGLSLVSSTTRRLTGMETSEWIARLVFPNEDEEAAHQAFVGRIPDALWREARAASPATTARPRQGKKNSIV; encoded by the coding sequence ATGAGAGAAGTTGTGCTCGATACTGAAACGACCGGGCTCAGCCCCACCGACGGTCACCGCATCGTTGAGATCGGTTGCGTCGAATTGCTGAATCACGTCCCGACGGGCAGGGACTATCATCGCTACGTCAACCCCGAGCGCAGCATGCCGAGCGAAGCCTTCGCCGTACATGGACTGTCGACGGATTTTCTCGCTGATAAGCCGACCTTTGCTGAAATCGCGAGCGAATTCTGTGAGTTCCTCGCGGACTCACCCTTGGTCATTCATAATGCCGCATTTGATCTCGGCTTTATCAATGCCGAGTTTGTTCGGCTCGAAATGCCGGCGTTGTCGGCGGAACGAGCCACCGATACGGTAAAGATGGCCCGTCAGAGGTTTCCGGGAGCACCGGCAAACCTCGATGCCCTGTGTCGGCGGTTCCAGATCGATATCAGCGATCGGGCGCTGCACGGCGCCCTTAAGGATGCGCAGCTTCTGGCAAGCGTCTATCTCGAATTGCTCGGCGGGCGCGAACCGGGCTTGAGTCTCGTTTCGAGCACGACGCGGCGACTGACGGGAATGGAGACGAGCGAGTGGATTGCTCGATTGGTTTTTCCGAACGAAGACGAGGAAGCCGCTCACCAGGCATTTGTCGGGCGGATACCTGACGCCCTCTGGCGCGAAGCCCGGGCGGCGTCGCCAGCGACGACCGCCCGCCCCAGACAGGGGAAGAAAAACTCGATCGTCTGA
- the secB gene encoding protein-export chaperone SecB, producing the protein MTEPQTDGLRTANGNGKQDATTQAEPRPPLVINAQYVKDLSFEVPAAPAIFAQMQQRPPEIAIKVDVQAKPLDVDAHIFEVMLEIRADCKSAEQVAFILELSYGGVFTINVQPQDVRPVLLIECPRMLFPFARQILASTTMSGGFLPLMLGPVDFAALYVKQQQEGQNPEILPTMTA; encoded by the coding sequence ATGACCGAGCCCCAAACCGACGGACTGCGGACAGCGAACGGCAATGGTAAGCAAGACGCGACGACCCAAGCCGAACCTCGGCCGCCGCTGGTCATCAACGCTCAGTACGTCAAGGACCTCTCGTTCGAAGTCCCTGCGGCTCCGGCAATCTTCGCGCAGATGCAGCAGCGTCCACCAGAAATCGCCATTAAAGTGGACGTGCAGGCCAAGCCACTGGACGTGGATGCTCACATATTCGAGGTCATGCTCGAAATCCGCGCCGATTGCAAGTCCGCGGAACAAGTCGCCTTTATTCTCGAACTCTCTTACGGCGGCGTATTCACCATCAACGTCCAGCCACAGGACGTCCGGCCCGTTCTTCTCATCGAATGTCCGCGGATGCTGTTTCCGTTCGCGCGCCAGATCCTGGCATCGACAACAATGAGCGGCGGATTTCTGCCATTGATGCTGGGTCCGGTCGATTTTGCTGCCCTTTACGTCAAGCAGCAGCAGGAAGGACAGAACCCCGAAATCCTGCCGACCATGACCGCCTGA
- a CDS encoding FxsA family protein codes for MPLMILFLIGLPILDIASLIEVGGFIGTGPTIALLFASVVAGSALMRLQGFSILRQAQETLAAGKPPAREMFDGACVIIGGLLLIFPGFVSDGLGLMLLFPLIRSGLWRWIDRSIQRSGRVAVWTITPDGNGPNGPATGPVIDGDYVRVNPSEEDGPSPQNSNEGDPRKAPTHRPPSPWKPADGTSGPEVVRSDDP; via the coding sequence ATGCCCCTGATGATCTTGTTTCTGATCGGATTGCCAATCCTTGATATCGCCTCCCTGATAGAGGTGGGTGGCTTCATTGGGACGGGCCCTACCATTGCCCTATTATTCGCCTCCGTGGTGGCCGGCAGCGCGCTCATGCGCCTGCAAGGCTTTTCAATTCTGCGTCAGGCGCAGGAAACCCTCGCTGCCGGTAAACCGCCCGCCCGCGAGATGTTCGATGGGGCCTGCGTGATCATTGGCGGGCTGCTTTTGATCTTCCCCGGCTTCGTTTCCGACGGCCTTGGCCTGATGCTGTTGTTTCCCTTGATTCGCTCAGGTTTGTGGCGATGGATTGACCGGAGTATCCAACGCTCCGGCCGCGTGGCGGTTTGGACAATCACACCGGACGGGAACGGGCCAAACGGTCCGGCCACGGGCCCGGTGATCGACGGCGATTATGTCCGTGTCAATCCATCCGAAGAAGATGGTCCCTCTCCGCAAAACAGTAACGAGGGTGATCCGCGTAAGGCACCGACCCATCGTCCCCCCTCACCTTGGAAACCGGCGGATGGAACCAGCGGACCCGAGGTTGTCCGTTCAGACGATCCATGA
- a CDS encoding Tim44 domain-containing protein, giving the protein MSDSFQFIDIVLFALVAGFLILRLRSVLGRRDGHENRTPDPFAPRPKPEHAGEQANDKVVRLPERGERPGEAPPSADVPVTGSDGPLEVGLTQIKIADPAFDSVEFISGARIAFELILNAFVAGDEKTLKPLLSPEVYENFTSPIQERQASGQRLDIKLVSLRSADIVEAYMAGRTAHVTVRFLSEQISATYDAADAVVDGDPSAVTEVTDYWTFARDTRSPDPNWTLVATDSAE; this is encoded by the coding sequence ATGAGTGACAGTTTTCAGTTTATAGACATCGTGCTTTTCGCACTCGTCGCTGGCTTTCTGATCCTGCGATTGCGGAGCGTTCTTGGTCGTCGCGACGGTCACGAGAACCGCACCCCAGACCCGTTCGCGCCAAGACCGAAGCCGGAGCACGCGGGCGAACAAGCGAACGACAAGGTCGTGCGGCTTCCTGAGCGGGGCGAGCGGCCAGGCGAGGCTCCTCCGTCGGCGGATGTGCCCGTCACCGGCTCCGACGGGCCGCTCGAGGTCGGATTAACGCAGATTAAGATCGCCGATCCGGCGTTTGATAGCGTCGAGTTCATTTCCGGGGCGCGAATTGCCTTCGAACTGATCTTGAATGCGTTCGTCGCTGGCGATGAAAAGACCCTCAAGCCGTTGCTCAGTCCCGAAGTCTACGAGAACTTTACGAGTCCGATTCAAGAAAGACAGGCGTCAGGCCAGCGCCTGGACATCAAGCTCGTCTCGCTGCGGTCTGCCGACATTGTCGAGGCCTATATGGCTGGGCGAACGGCACACGTCACGGTTCGCTTTTTGAGCGAGCAGATCTCTGCGACCTACGATGCCGCGGACGCGGTGGTTGACGGCGATCCCAGTGCCGTCACCGAAGTAACGGACTACTGGACGTTCGCGCGTGATACCCGCTCGCCTGATCCCAACTGGACGCTCGTCGCCACGGATAGCGCCGAATAA
- a CDS encoding MltA domain-containing protein, translating to MFEASEFMGVRAAGVKSACITLSVLFGTLALASCSSSDHATSRSLVSAPAPQAPGTLPPRLDLSPARFVDLPDWRNDQHAEALAALKRSCPKFSKQNPAQPVGSAFTFGRAGQWQELCAAAFLVPAGNGPARAFFERWFVPYRAHDGVDDMGLFTGYYEPVLRGSWVRTSRYAVPIYRLPPEAAAGAAGRKSSGPALPSRAQIDRGALSGRGLELLWIDDPVDAFFLHIQGSGIVQMQDGALVRIGFAGKNGHPYVPIGAELIQRGEIAREDMSMQAIRTWLAGHPGESTRLMQSNPSYVFFDFVSGDGPKGAQGVALTAGRSMAVDPQFVPYGVPLWLDTSDPIANQPMRRLVVAQDTGGAIRGPVRGDLFCGSGATAGATAGLMKQEGRWYLLLPKAAVAAS from the coding sequence ATGTTCGAGGCGAGCGAGTTCATGGGGGTGCGGGCCGCAGGCGTAAAATCAGCGTGCATTACTCTGAGTGTCCTGTTCGGCACGCTGGCGCTGGCATCGTGTTCATCTTCGGATCATGCAACGAGTCGATCGTTGGTCTCGGCTCCGGCACCGCAAGCTCCCGGGACCCTGCCGCCGCGACTGGATCTCTCCCCGGCGCGCTTTGTCGATTTGCCGGACTGGCGCAACGATCAGCATGCCGAAGCGCTGGCCGCTTTGAAGCGATCGTGCCCTAAGTTCTCCAAGCAAAACCCCGCTCAGCCAGTGGGCTCGGCGTTTACGTTCGGCCGGGCCGGCCAATGGCAGGAACTCTGCGCGGCTGCATTTCTCGTTCCTGCCGGCAACGGGCCAGCGCGGGCGTTTTTCGAGCGCTGGTTCGTGCCGTACCGCGCGCACGATGGCGTGGACGACATGGGACTGTTCACCGGATATTACGAACCGGTGTTGCGTGGCTCCTGGGTTCGAACATCGCGCTACGCTGTGCCCATTTATCGCCTCCCCCCCGAGGCGGCGGCAGGAGCCGCGGGACGCAAATCAAGCGGCCCCGCGTTGCCGAGCCGGGCACAGATCGACCGTGGTGCCCTGTCCGGCCGGGGCCTCGAGCTGTTGTGGATCGACGATCCTGTCGATGCGTTTTTCTTGCATATCCAAGGATCGGGGATCGTACAAATGCAAGACGGAGCGTTGGTACGCATCGGCTTCGCGGGCAAGAACGGACATCCCTATGTGCCGATCGGAGCCGAACTCATTCAGCGGGGCGAAATTGCTCGAGAAGACATGTCGATGCAGGCGATCAGGACCTGGCTCGCAGGCCATCCGGGTGAGTCGACCAGGCTGATGCAGTCGAACCCGTCGTACGTTTTTTTTGATTTCGTTTCCGGCGATGGGCCGAAGGGGGCCCAAGGTGTCGCCCTGACCGCAGGCAGGAGCATGGCTGTCGATCCGCAGTTTGTTCCCTATGGCGTGCCGTTGTGGCTCGATACGAGCGATCCCATCGCAAATCAGCCGATGCGCCGCCTTGTCGTGGCGCAAGATACCGGCGGCGCCATTCGCGGCCCGGTGCGCGGCGATCTCTTCTGTGGCTCCGGTGCAACCGCCGGCGCAACCGCCGGTCTCATGAAGCAGGAAGGGCGCTGGTACTTGTTGTTGCCAAAGGCCGCCGTCGCCGCGAGCTGA
- a CDS encoding Smr/MutS family protein — protein MPAVDDAQPKIGGTNSRLPAMEALKRPPSSQRHLAIDPRRSELERRVAFDKRVLTRLRRGQMAPEACIDLHCLRQAEAHRTLDRFLSASQSAGRRCVLVITGKGYGSEGAVGVLKSMVPQWLGEQPYRARVIAFAHAGPAHGGEGALYILLRRAKRHDQL, from the coding sequence ATGCCTGCCGTCGATGATGCCCAGCCAAAGATTGGCGGCACGAATTCCCGCCTCCCGGCCATGGAGGCGCTGAAACGGCCGCCATCGTCGCAGCGTCATTTGGCGATCGATCCGCGGCGGAGTGAGCTTGAAAGACGGGTGGCGTTCGACAAACGCGTGCTCACTCGTCTTCGGCGGGGACAGATGGCACCCGAAGCGTGCATTGACCTGCACTGCTTAAGGCAAGCCGAAGCACACCGGACACTCGATCGTTTCCTTAGCGCCAGTCAGTCAGCGGGCCGGCGATGCGTTCTTGTCATTACCGGCAAGGGGTATGGCTCCGAAGGCGCGGTCGGCGTGCTGAAATCGATGGTTCCTCAATGGCTCGGCGAGCAGCCGTATCGTGCTCGCGTCATTGCCTTTGCCCACGCTGGCCCGGCCCACGGAGGCGAAGGCGCGCTCTATATCCTGCTGCGTCGGGCTAAGCGGCACGATCAGCTTTGA